A region of Elusimicrobiota bacterium DNA encodes the following proteins:
- a CDS encoding 2-hydroxymuconate tautomerase produces the protein MPLVRIDLWSGRERETKEKLIKNVTSAVVDSIGCPPDAVQIVINEVEKENWGLGGVPASEKFPDK, from the coding sequence ATGCCTTTAGTAAGAATTGATTTGTGGAGTGGCAGAGAAAGGGAAACGAAGGAGAAACTGATTAAGAATGTAACTTCTGCTGTGGTTGATTCAATCGGTTGTCCGCCGGATGCGGTGCAGATAGTAATCAACGAAGTTGAAAAAGAGAACTGGGGTCTGGGCGGTGTGCCAGCATCAGAAAAATTCCCAGATAAATAA